One window of the Solanum stenotomum isolate F172 chromosome 11, ASM1918654v1, whole genome shotgun sequence genome contains the following:
- the LOC125845686 gene encoding uncharacterized protein LOC125845686, protein MNSPKLELLSEIKKAGKAVDFKTKRIFLEYDLLSELVERTTSSATIEERHEVHKKFLAHCDQLTAEVPAPVVGVPAALEVALADDDQVCYERFQKMKPPQFHGTKIDDAHEFLTLSREMLVAWSEFASAFEGRFIPWSVQEESRMRFESLVQGSMSVVDYEARFCQLSRHFSTLISGEPERISRFVRGLTPTIRSYVFRSSRESTSFQTIVSAAREAELLERDDFGGPKRVRTCGQYSGTSSGGRGPHRGGRSFQRQRPVHASLPAIEGRPATRGPPGSGRSGYSITSGSSQSGSTPRFCYGCGDPGNLIHQCPHQTQSGPHRTVSAVPERDSAPPARGRGRGQASGRGGRASGRGASSASGSQSGGRGAQCYAFPGRPEAEAFDAVITGIVSVFHRPVSVLFDPGSTFSYVSTYFASVLELTCDRMSVPIRVSTPVGEPLVVNRVYRSCLVVLSGYETWVDMILLDMLDFDVILGMDWLSPYHALLDCYAKTVTLAIPGIPRVEWRGTSGSYPNRVISHIRAQRMIDRGCLSYLAFIWDVGAESPAMESIPMVQEFPDVFPEDLPGVPPVRDIDFSINLESGTKPISIPPYRMAPAELKELKDQIQDLLSKGFIRPSVSPWGALLQGAALFSKIDLRSGYHQLRIKPSDVAKTAFRTQYGHYEFLVMSFGLTNAPATFMELMNGVFRPYLDSFVIVFIDDILVYSKTAADHVCHLRTMLQKLRDEKLLTQQTVPFHWSSECEASFQRLKSLLTSVPVLTLPEEGVGFTVYCDASGVGLGGVLMQKGKVVAYTSRQLKAHERNYPTHDLELAAVRDLNLRQRRWLELLKDYDMTILYHPGKANVVADALSRKTPIMGSLAAISVERRPLVREVQRLFDSMVRFRVSEESGGVFAFIEACSSLMEQIREHQYEDGKLCLIRDKVMSSEAKKAKIDSEGVLRIEGRICAPKVGNLIRFILEEAHYSRYYIHPGAAKMYHDLSQNYWWCGMMRDIAEFVARCLTCQQVKCEHQKPGGVTQRMPIPT, encoded by the exons GTTCCAGCACCGGTTGTAGGTGTACCGGCAGCCCTTGAGGTGGCCTTGGCAGATGATGACCAAGTCTGCTATGAGCGGTTTCAGAAGATGAAACCACCTCAGTTTCATGGTACTAAGATTGATGATGCTCACGAGTTTTTGACCTTGAGTCGAGAGATGTTGGTGGCG TGGAGTGAGTTTGCTAGTGCCTTCGAAGGTCGTTTCATCCCTTGGAGTGTACAGGAGGAGAGCCGTATGAGGTTTGAGAGTTTGGTGCAGGGTAGCATGTCAGTCGTAGATTACGAGGCTCGATTTTGTCAGTTGTCGAGACATTTCTCTACTTTGATTTCGGGTGAGCCTGAGCGGATTAGCAGATTTGTCAGGGGTTTGACTCCCACTATTCGTAGTTATGTGTTTAGATCATCTCGAGAGAGTACTTCTTTCCAGACTATAGTGAGTGCAGCCAGAGAGGCTGAGTTGCTTGAGCGGGATGATTTTGGTGGGCCCAAGAGGGTCCGTACATGTGGTCAGTATTCGGGTACCTCGTCAGGAGGTAGGGGCCCACACAGGGGAGGCAGGTCCTTCCAGCGTCAGAGGCCAGTACATGCTTCATTACCAGCTATCGAGGGTAGACCAGCAACCCGAGGTCCTCCAGGCTCAGGTCGAAGTGGTTATAGCATTACTTCGGGTTCTTCACAGTCAGGATCCACACCGAGGTTTTGTTATGGTTGCGGTGATCCAGGCAACTTGATTCATCAGTGTCCACATCAGACTCAGTCTGGACCACACCGTACTGTCTCTGCGGTCCCAGAGAGAGATTCAGCACCTCCGGCTAGAGGTCGGGGTCGGGGACAGGCATCTGGTAGAGGCGGACGAGCTTCAGGTAGAGGTGCTAGTAGCGCCTCAGGTTCACAGAGTGGGGGCAGAGGTGCCCAGTGTTATGCTTTTCCTGGAAGGCCCGAGGCTGAGGCTTTTGATGCAGTTATCACAGGTATCGTCTCAGTTTTTCATCGGCCTGTTTCTGTGTTATTTGATCCTGGTTCTACATTCTCATATGTGTCTACATATTTTGCTTCCGTCCTTGAGTTAACTTGTGATCGTATGTCTGTGCCTATTAGAGTCTCTACACCCGTAGGTGAACCATTAGTGGTGAATCGAGTATATCGATCTTGTCTTGTTGTCTTATCGGGGTATGAGACTTGGGTAGATATGATTcttcttgatatgttagactttgatgtcatattaggtatggactggctttcCCCCTATCATGCACTTCTTGATTGTTATGCTAAGACTGTCACCTTAGCTATTCCGGGTATTCCTAGAGTGGAGTGGAGAGGGACTAGTGGTTCGTATCCCAACAGGGTCATATCTCATATTCGGGCTCAGAGGATGATTGACCGGGGTTGTTTATCTTATTTGGCCTTTATTTGGGATGTTGGAGCTGAGTCACCGGCCATGGAGTCTATTCCGATGGTTCAGGAGTTCCCTGATGTGTTTCCAGAGGATCTACCTGGTGTTCCTCCTGTTCGTGATATTGACTTCTCTATTAACTTGGAGTCGGGCACCAAGCCCATATCTATTCCAccttatcgtatggctccagctgagttgaaggagttgaaggatcagatTCAGGACTTATTGAGTAAAGGATTCATACGCCCTAGTGTGTCGCCTTGGGGTGCATTg cttcagggggCAGCCTTGTTCTCTAAGATCGACTTGAGATCTGGGTATCATCAGTTGAGGATTAAGCCTTCAGATGTGGCGAAGACAGCTTTTCGCACAcaatatggtcattatgagtttttggtgatgtcatttgggctCACCAATGCCCCTGCGACGTTCATGGAGTTGATGAATGGAGTGTTTCGCCCATACTTGGATTCCTtcgtgattgtgtttattgatgacatcttggtaTATTCCAAGACCGCGGCGGATCATGTTTGTCATTTGAGGACCATGCTACAGAAGTTGAGAGatgagaagtt ATTGACTCAGCAGACGGTTCCTTTTCATTGGTCATCcgagtgtgaggcgagcttcCAAAGGCTCAAATCCCTATTGACTTCAGTACCTGTCTTGACTTTGCCAGAGGAGGGTGTTGGATTtactgtttattgtgacgcttcGGGTGTTGGACTTGGAGGTGTTTTGATGCAGAAGGGTAAGGTTGTAGCCTATACCTCTAGACAGCTGAAGGCACACGAGAGGAATTACCccactcatgatttggagttggcggcTGTG CgggatttgaacttgagacaGCGTAGGTGGCTTGAGTTGCTCAAGGACTACGACATGACCATTTTGTATCACCCCGGGAAGGCCAATGTGGTGGCCGATGCCTTGAGTAGGAAGACTCCTATTATGGGGAGTCTTGCCGCGATCAGTGTTGAGAGGCGGCCTTTGGTTCGGGAAGTTCAGAGGTTATTTGACAGCATGGTGAGATTTCGGGTTTCTGAGGAGAGTGGAGGTGTGTTTGCCTTCATTGAGGCCTGTTCATCTTTGATGGAGCAGATTAGAGAGCATCAGTATGAGGATGGGAAGTTATGTCTCATCCGGGACAAGGTGATGAGTAGTGAAGCCAAGAAGGCTAAGATTGACTCCGAGGGTGTATTGAGGATTGAGGGCCGGATATGTGCGCCTAAGGTTGGTAATTTGATCAGATTtattcttgaggaggctcattATTCTAGGTATTATATTCATCCCGGAGCggcaaagatgtatcatgatcttAGTCAGAACTATTGGTGGTGCGGGATGATGAGGGATATTGCAGAGTTTGTGGCTAGGTGCTTGACATGTCAGCAGGTCAAGTGTGAGCACCAGAAGCCTGGTGGTGTGACTCAGAGGATGCCCATTCCTACTTAG